A window of Fusarium falciforme chromosome 1, complete sequence genomic DNA:
TCTTGAAACGATGGTGGCGGCTCCTGTAGAGGCGATGGTTGGCGGGGGATCTCGGCGATTGTTGTTGGCTGGGGAGTGAATGACTCGGGGTCCGTATCCGCGAATTCACTCAAAGAGTATGGCCTCTCGCTGCCGTTTGTTTGCGGGGGTTGGGATGGCCCTTGTGGCGGTGGCTGCTGGGCTTGGAATAGCGGTTGTGGTTGCTGGAATGACGGTTGGGGATCGTGCCGTTGGGTGTCGTTGAGGGAGAGATCCGCGATGGCATTGGCGTACTCCGAGTCGTCTGATACATAGATGGAGGGTTCCCGGATAGTATTGGGCATCACATAAAGAGAGGCGTGCTTCTCCAACTCGAACGGGTTCGCTCCGCCCATTTCTGAGCCAGCTATCGAGCCCACGTCTGAGTGTGATGTAGATGGTCGAGGATAATCATTGATAGGGTCTGCTAGACTCATATCTAGATCGATGAGACTCCCTGACGACGCTCGGTTATTTATTGGCGAAGGAACTGCCAGATCATTAAACTGAGAGGACGGTTGGATTGGCTCAGTGGGTGGGTGAATGAGACGGCTGGTGCTCGGCCCCTGGTCATCATTGAAGGGGAACCTGAACATCTCCGGGTTCGCTGAGGCAGGCGGAGCCATGGATGGGAATTTCCAATCTTGAGTCCGCCGATTGTTGTTCAGTTCCGGATCACTAAGGGGCGGCTTGTTGTAAGACACATCGCCAAAGTCATAGTCTGTCGATGCTCTAGGATCCCCCGCCCGGATGGTGTTCATATCAACAAACTCGGAGAGGTTGCTCCCGTCCAAAGACGCGTCAAGATCAATCAGAGATTCCCTCACGCCCTGGGACTGGGACGAGTCATCTCGCAGGGGCAAGTCCGAAgccgggggaggaggagggggataGTCTagggaggggggaggaaAACGACCATAGTACGCCCGGGAGTTGTCCTCATAGTTCGAAATGGTATTCGGATCAAAGAGCTTCTCCAGAGGCGCTTTAACCGAAGGCAGATGTGGCGGAGGACGTCGGCGCGACTTTGGCTTCTGGGTGCGTGACGCATCGTCGTAGCCATCTTGCCTGAGGTCGATATTAGACCCGTAGACATCATAGACCGCTTGGTCATTATCCATCTTAAGGACTTGTTGATCGAATGCAGCGGTCGTACTAAAATTCCACTCATCGTTTTCGTATCCTGTCGGCGCGAAATCTGAGggcccttgagctcctcctgcagagaagagagattTGCGGTTTCCGCCCTTAGCTTCCCACAACTTGTAACCCTTAACCAGCTGTGCGAGAGTAGATGTCGGGAACATCTCCTGCGTGTTATGTATGTATCGATGATGTTGAACCTCCTCGATTGTCGGGCGCTTCTTGGGATCGTCCTCCAAGCAATACGCCACAAGGTCTTTCAGGCCCGGTGAATATCGATCACCTTCGAGGCGAGGGATATGTTGCTTCAGATAGGAGCCCAGCCTGTTGAAATCCATGCCAGCCGCCACATTGGGCGGCAAGCCCGAGGCAATCTCGTAAACCATGGCACCAAAGGCCCAGATGTCAACTTCAGTGCCGTACGAGGCAGCAGGATCAAAGAGCTCGGGGGCCATCCAATGCGGCGTGCCGATGACGGTTGAACGTTTGTCAAACTTGGTCTCGATAACACCGGCAACACCGAAATCGCAGAGCTGAACGTCTCCAACCTCGGTGACGAGAATGTTTGCGCACTTGATATCTCGGTGGATGATGCCCTCCTTGTGTACCCAGTGGACTGCCTCAGCCACCTCGCGCAGGATGGGTATTATCCATTTCTCTTGGAGACCACCGGGTGAGGTTGGCTTCATGAGGGTGGCCACACTGCCTCCAGCGCAGTACTCTGTGATCATCCACATGGACTGGCCTACCGGCAGGGCCTCGATGACATGGTTGATGTTCTTTGCGCCCGTGTCGCTCAACAACTTCAGGGCGCTGATCTCCTTGAGCAAGTCGCTGTATGTGTCGGCGAGCTTGGGGTTGGGAATGGCAGTGTCACTCTCCTCAATAT
This region includes:
- a CDS encoding Protein kinase domain-containing protein, with translation MASLQVRGPDFSVTKQKAIEDAKKMQKLVTEQCSKTGKDPPQYRLSELIGKGSFGRVYKATSLTTNQLVAVKIIDIEESDTAIPNPKLADTYSDLLKEISALKLLSDTGAKNINHVIEALPVGQSMWMITEYCAGGSVATLMKPTSPGGLQEKWIIPILREVAEAVHWVHKEGIIHRDIKCANILVTEVGDVQLCDFGVAGVIETKFDKRSTVIGTPHWMAPELFDPAASYGTEVDIWAFGAMVYEIASGLPPNVAAGMDFNRLGSYLKQHIPRLEGDRYSPGLKDLVAYCLEDDPKKRPTIEEVQHHRYIHNTQEMFPTSTLAQLVKGYKLWEAKGGNRKSLFSAGGAQGPSDFAPTGYENDEWNFSTTAAFDQQVLKMDNDQAVYDVYGSNIDLRQDGYDDASRTQKPKSRRRPPPHLPSVKAPLEKLFDPNTISNYEDNSRAYYGRFPPPSLDYPPPPPPASDLPLRDDSSQSQGVRESLIDLDASLDGSNLSEFVDMNTIRAGDPRASTDYDFGDVSYNKPPLSDPELNNNRRTQDWKFPSMAPPASANPEMFRFPFNDDQGPSTSRLIHPPTEPIQPSSQFNDLAVPSPINNRASSGSLIDLDMSLADPINDYPRPSTSHSDVGSIAGSEMGGANPFELEKHASLYVMPNTIREPSIYVSDDSEYANAIADLSLNDTQRHDPQPSFQQPQPLFQAQQPPPQGPSQPPQTNGSERPYSLSEFADTDPESFTPQPTTIAEIPRQPSPLQEPPPSFQDDYTRSFQQRPFIPPAPTAPSPRVMEGQASSEQVKEELRRMAMSLSDHLNQANTYLSGLPIRRASTTRVESIGDTP